The sequence GAAGGCACAAATCAGCACCAATAGCCCTAGCAGAAAGACATTCAGTTTATTCATTTTCCTCTCTCATCTAAAAACATGCAAATTATAGCATAGCCATAAAGTCAAGCTGGAAAATCTGTTTTTGCGATCACAGTCGAGAAAATCGGTTTTGCTCAGTGCCCTGCTTTGCCGCGTTTGTTATATTCCTACAACAGCATTATTTTTGTATTTAAAACCTTACAAATTGGGGGTAGAATGTACGTCATCAAACAGACTGATATTTTTAAGCAATGGCTAAAAGTGCTTAAAGATCCTATCGCTCGGATTATGATCACAAAACGGATTGAGCGAGCTAAACAAGGTAATCTTGGCGACCACAAAATGCTTGGTGGCGGTATATCCGAACTGCGGATTGACAGTGGCAAAGGTTATCGTATTTATTATACGCAAATAGATACCACCATTTATTTTCTATTAAATGGCGGAGATAAAAGCTCACAACAAAATGATATTACCAAAGCAAGGACACTTTTAGACGAAATGAAGAAGTATAGAGGAGAAAACTATGAGTCACTTTCCACTCGAAATGGTTGAAAAATACGGCATCACGGAATTCGATGCCGCAGAATATCTCACCAATGACGAGCTTATCGCACTTTACCTTGCCGAAACCTTGAAAGACGGCACAGACGAGGAGTTTATTCAAGCCTTGAATACGGTAGCACGCGCTAAAGGGATGAATGAGTTGGCAAAAAAAGCGGGGATTGGGCGTGAAAGTTTGTATCAAAGCCTTTCCAGCAGCAAGCCCCGTTTTGAGACGATCCGCAAGATTATTCACGCATTGAATTTGGAATTGTCGGTCGTTAAGGCGTAGAAGTACGATGAAATTGTTGTTCAATCAACTCTGCCCCCTGCCACACACCGTGGTCGAAGCAGTAGGTGTATTTCATCGGAAGTGATACAAGCGGTCGGCTTTTGAAGATTTTTTGCAAAATCGGGTGGTGAAGCCACTCGGCTTGGGCGTTGTAGCTTTTATTGTCGGTGAGTTGAATGAGCTGGTGCGGTTGGCTTTGAATTAGCTTTTCCAAGGAAAAATTCCGTTCTGGAAGTGGAATTTTGACCGGCTCTAACCCGAGCAGCGCCAGCAAAGTTTGGTATTGTGGCTGGTGCATATCCGCCACCCCTGTTTCGGAGAGAATCACGGTTTCGGCAAGCGGTCGTTTTTCGGGAATTTTTTGCAAACGCAGTTTTGCGACTAAGGCTTCCGCTTTAGCTTGATTTTGGGTTAGTTCGCCAAGCTGTAAAATCAGAGCAAACAGCTCTTCTGCCGTTTTCGGGTTATCGTTAAGTGGCACAACCTTAAAACCGAATTCGCTCAAACGCCGAGCAAGCTCAGGGTAGAACAGCGT comes from Mannheimia granulomatis and encodes:
- a CDS encoding type II toxin-antitoxin system RelE/ParE family toxin codes for the protein MYVIKQTDIFKQWLKVLKDPIARIMITKRIERAKQGNLGDHKMLGGGISELRIDSGKGYRIYYTQIDTTIYFLLNGGDKSSQQNDITKARTLLDEMKKYRGENYESLSTRNG
- a CDS encoding addiction module antidote protein is translated as MSHFPLEMVEKYGITEFDAAEYLTNDELIALYLAETLKDGTDEEFIQALNTVARAKGMNELAKKAGIGRESLYQSLSSSKPRFETIRKIIHALNLELSVVKA
- a CDS encoding ABC transporter substrate-binding protein → MQKTAKILTALFLTATAQAEQFISLNLCSDRLLLELAEPQQIAAQSIYSNNPKMMLDKLNLDKPRLKPELPALLPYADKTILVNTLFYPELARRLSEFGFKVVPLNDNPKTAEELFALILQLGELTQNQAKAEALVAKLRLQKIPEKRPLAETVILSETGVADMHQPQYQTLLALLGLEPVKIPLPERNFSLEKLIQSQPHQLIQLTDNKSYNAQAEWLHHPILQKIFKSRPLVSLPMKYTYCFDHGVWQGAELIEQQFHRTSTP